The DNA region TCGCGCCGGATAACGGTCAGTCGATCGACGACATACTCAAAGGCAAGCCCGCGCCTTCGTGGGCAGCGGAGTTGCAGAAGGACTCCGCCGGCTACCTGACACTGTCGACCGACGCGATCGTCAAGGACTTCGCGCAGGACCTGCCGCCCGCTCAAGCCCGTATCGTAGCCGCGACGCAAGGCCCCTGGTTCGCCGGTTGCATGGACGACAAGGTGGCCACAGCGGCATGGCACACCAAGCCGTCGTGGTACGTGCTGACGGAGAAGGACCGCATGATCCCCGCGCCCCTGCAGACAGCCATGGCGCAAGAGATCGGCGCCACGGTGGTCAAGCTCAACGCGAGCCACGTCGCCATGCTCTCGCAGCCGACCGAAGTCGCGGCGGCCATTATCACGGCGGCTCGTGCGGCGAAGTAAGGACGACGGGTTGACAGCCGATGACGGCGGGCGATACGCCGACGCGCTGTCACGCCGAATGCCAGCGCCGGGTCATTCTCCCGGGTCATTCTCCCGGGTTATTCCCCGTCACTGGCAGTGACCAGCCGCAATGAGCGAGGCCCGTGCGCCCCTCTTTTGCGCTGATCACCCGTGGCTGTCGATCCAGGCACGCGCCCACTCCAGACCTGCGCGTTGCGCTTCTTCTTCGGTATCGAAGTGGGCGAGAATGCCCGACGCCTCGATCAGTTTGCCGGCTAGCGTAATAGTTCCGCTCGCCCCGTACCGCTCCGGCTGCAATATGCCCTCCTGCTGCAGGATGGCGTGGCCCCAGACGGTGTAGCCGTGATAAGTCTCGGATTCCATCAGCGCATCACCTCAGCCTTGACGCCGCGGGCACTCACGCGCAACACATTGCCCTCGGGGGTGATCTGCCGCGGAATTCCGGACATATCCGGTGCGTGCACAGGCGCGTTTTCCTGCATGTCAGTTTTCGTTGCGAGCTTTGCCACCGGCGCCGGCGCGCGCCGCGCGTGCACTGTCACGGCACGCGCACCAACGCGTTTGCCGGCCGCCGGCCTGCGGACGGCGCTCGCGCGGGGCGGCATGCCCGTTCGCGCTTCCGGCGGGTTCCAGATCTCGACATAGTGCTCACCCGCCACGCCCGTCGAAGCCACCGCGAACAGCATTGCACCCAAGCCGAAAAATCGAAACATATTCTCTCCGTATGCGCTTTCGCGTGTCTCACGACTGGCGGGAAGATTATCGCGAAATAGTACCTGCTCGCCGCTACGACACGCCGCCAGATACTGTACATTCATACAGGTTTTTGCGCAATCGGAAGAGCTTTCACCCATCGCGGAGGACCACGCCCACCGCGATGGCCCCGTGCGAGCGAACGCGTACGGCGAGCCGGGCCAACGCCGGGCAGCCGGTGATTGACGCCAATGACATCAGGCAGCGGCTCGATCAGGCCAACGAGAAAGCCCGTTCCGGGTTGTAATTGGACGGTGGCGGGCCCGTCTT from Paraburkholderia aromaticivorans includes:
- a CDS encoding alpha/beta fold hydrolase: MNTLLKKCLAAALMLGGLLPLAALTPASAAAPNDDLKGKSVVLVHGAFADGSSWNKVIPLLEAKGLHVVAVQNSLRSLDDDAAATHRVIEQQTGPVILVGHSWAGAVISQAGNDDKVKALVYVAAFAPDNGQSIDDILKGKPAPSWAAELQKDSAGYLTLSTDAIVKDFAQDLPPAQARIVAATQGPWFAGCMDDKVATAAWHTKPSWYVLTEKDRMIPAPLQTAMAQEIGATVVKLNASHVAMLSQPTEVAAAIITAARAAK